The genomic interval TCCTGACTTCCCCCTTCCTTCCCTTGTTCGGATTTACCTTCCCAATTCCCCCTTCCCTCATATTTCTCGGTTAAATTAGGTTAACCGAATCACCCGAAAataaattcggtcgggttcggttcggtaaggcccaatggttcggtcggttcggttaacactattctttaaccgaaattttcggttaattcggttaattaaccgaatttggccgaaccgaccgtttgctcacccctactttcGAGCTCCGGATTGCACGGTTAGCTTCGTCTCAGCGAGAtaaaggtgatggtggcctcaaaacttagTTTCGAGCCATTGGACAGAGCTCTGTTTTCGGTGTACCACTTTAATATGGCtttctgctccaaccgggctctgataccacttgttaggaccctgtgagcaaccagaaaaatatgacaccagaaatttaacgtgtttcggtcaagatcgacctacgtccacggaacacaccacaaattcactattcaccgaaaaaaatacaactctcttcttcctttcactctcttcctcctctctgctctctgagcttctcttgtacatattacaacttccacaactctctatttatagggcttggaatcaatttacaattaaatacattaaatcaaaaggagaagttttatccatttaaattaaatggtggATAAATGTCCAGCTTGCAACGCGTTTCCAACTCTTCACGCGTCTCCAGCTTTTGGCTCCAGCTATATCTCCTATCTCCAGCTACAACAGACACTGCCTCTAAAGAAATCTCTACATTTTCTTGCAACTATAATGGTAAGATGCATAATGATCAAGATGTATCTCAAGGCCGATATGTATGATTTTgaagaatttttatttaattcatactTTTAAAAAATCCCACAAATTATGGTCCTCTTTTTAGGGTTGATCTCAAGgaaattggattttttttaagTCTTTATTTTTAATAAAGGGAGTATAAGGCTATTTTAGAAtaattgaaaaaacaaaaaatcgaAAATATTCTATAAATTAAGAATGTCTTGTCTTgtgttaatttatttacatttaatcATGAAATTGTACAAGAATAGATGTTGTAGACATGCCATTTTGTTTGGCCATTATATAGCAAAacttaggagatttttgttatttaatttagtctttttagTCATTATTTTTAAGTGTCGTCCAAGGACTTCACCTAGAGTGGATTTCTCATTTTGATTCTCTTAATCTCACTGTGCGGAATATAGTTTTCATTAATTGGGTGTTTTgtacggttttttttttttttacatttattcATCTATGAGCATTACAAATACATCATTTCTGGAAACAAAATAAGTCTTCGGCCTTGGGCAGTACTGTTAGGCTTTCTTCATTACATGCACACAAGAAAGAGTTTCCAATGTTACTTTGCATATTAAGCCAATTGGGCTCATTTTGAGCAAAGTTTGTAATTAAAATTTTGTATGGACCCACCTTGGGTTGATATTTGAAAGTGCAGGCTTTGGGCTTAATTTTGGACAATTAGAAGGCCCAATTTTGGCCAAGGACAGTATTGAAGCCCAACCCCAGCAGCTTCTCTCACAACTATTCCCCATGGCAGACAAGGCATGCATGCCTCTCCCTTTCCTATGAAACATTTTGCAATGTGGCTGGTTCCTATAGCCAACCAGCTTCAACATTTCCTATGGTGCTAGTTCCCACACCAGCTTGCCTAAAAATAGGACAGGTTGgattcaaaagaagaagaagaaaaaaaaagaagaagaagctaaGATTGGAAAAAGGCTAGGAGAATtatagaaagaaaataaggaTGAGAGATTGAAAGAAAGGAAGTGGGGATAGAGGGGATTGAAGAAAGGGGTTCAAGCTGAAGAAGCAAATCAAAATGGAGTAGAACATAAATACTGAGAGCAGAAAGACCCTGTTTGTAGAAAGTCCAAAAAGTTAGTACCCTTACCCTATTTTATCAAAAACCAAGTTCAAAGAATTCCGTAAGAGGAATCTCAAATAATGCAATTTGTTAGCCTTAAAGGTTATGTGAGTttaattgcattgttttgatgataacaactttATCTTTAGTGACTTTTAGAATCTTTGAATTTTTATGCACACCTTTCATGTATTTTTTTAAACTGTGTTTTCAATTGCATGTTGTAAATATGTTtaggttttttattttcattgctctTGCTTGTTTTGTTAAACTTTTGATTGAAAAACCTTGATGAATTTTCATTTAAATCTCAAAGGTTATGTCTTTACTGTTAGGAATctgtgagcaaccagaaagaTGTGACACTAAAATTTTAACGTGattcggtcaatatcgacctacgtccacggaacacacaccacaaattcactatttatcggaaaattacaattctcactctctctctccctctcttcctcctctctttctcctctctacTCTCTGAACTTCTCACTTGTGTCTATTACATTCCTcaaccctctatttatagggctgatatttaaatcaatatttaatcacaattaaatataatcaatcacaaatgaTAGGTTTACAATcatgagaaaaatgaaaattaattgCAAATCGCGTTCCAACTCATGACGCATCTCCAACTTCTTGCTCTCTTGTCTCCAGTTACAACATTTGCATGCCTTTTAGGTTTGAAGGGAGGAAATATTTGTTTTATACAAGTCTCTTTGAAGTAAAGGTGAGACAATGAGCAcacttaaaaaaaagaaaaacattcaaGAAATAATTCTCGAAAAGATTGTCGAAAGTTGTATTCTTGACACGCTTTTGGGGTCTTGAGGTGAGAATAGTTTTTGTCTTTTGTAAAACTATCCAATATTTAAAGGTCAGGTAAATTGAATAAATTAAGGAATGGAAGTTTTGATCAATCAATTTTTAATGTAATCTTTGGgctaattaggtaccattcgctAGACCGATGTAAAAGAGTGCTAATACCTTCTCTTTACACAACCGTACTACCAAGTCCAAAATTGGTGATGCAGACCATTGATTGTTGGCTTCCTTGGACCTAAGCGATAAATGAACTAGCAGTCTATTAAATAAATGTTCTAATCGTGCAAAAAataaataggttagtggtgactcaattgtttttttaaaaatgacACATTTCTCTGTCGATGTATTACACCAGACATCATATCACATGGTATCGAGTCTACCACTCGGTTGAAACATTTCGGATTTTCAACTCGCTCTTCGTGTGGGGTCAACACTTTGGGACGTTGTGACAAGTATACTTGGTGACTTTTTCGTCATTAAAGCAAACATTTTAGTAAAATTTTAAGGACGTTTGACCTTCAAAGAATGATGTATGCTCAGGGAGCCAAACTACTATGAAGGAGTTAACAtttctcttccttactctctttatgtgatttattttataaaaatatttgtgtaatttgCTTGGATtgcttaaaattgttttaaatttaGTAATTAAGTAATTAGCTTTAATTAAACTCGATTTACCCATCTCTTGAGTTACCATTTGGGACAACAAATTTATCCTAAAATGATGCATATATATTGAGAACTATCATTAccatatgtaatatatattattgaaAATAAGAATTGAGTAATGGAAAATTATAGAGATATAAATAGATGACCATAAAAAATTGAAGATGTTGCTTACATGAGAAAGGAGATAAATAAAATTCGAGtagagaaataaataataaaattttcaacaataaCATTAAAAAGTcattcaaataaaataaattcacaAGTTTAAAAAATTCATTTGAAATAGATTAATTTATGAAATAACCCTTTAAATAATCATTAGGAGTTTACATTGTGAGACTTGAATTTAGTTTTATACTatgaaatattatgttaaaaACGTTGAGTAAGGAGtttcataaaaataaaagaatgaaCATGCTGCAGTGAATTATTTCACCCCTAAACATGACGTGGCAAAAAATCATTGGTTGAAAGGGACCAAGTACTCGTTCATCAGCCCCACATGATTTCGGATAAGCACAGGAGAAGAGAGGGAAACAGATAGCCACATCCCACATCCACCAATCCCCACACCATCCAATGGCAACCACTTTCTCACCACCAcccatcctctcctccatcactACCTCCTCCGCCGCCGCCGCCCCAAAACAGCCACCTTCGCCTCCCCTAACAAAACCCCACCTCGCCGTACCGCCCTCGAAACTCCCAGCAACCACCTTAACCGCCACCCTTACAGTCGCCGCGGCCGCAGCAGCTATCTTGACCGCCGCGGCGCCGCCGTCGCTGGCAGAAGCCTACAGCCTGTACTATGGCACAGCCGCGAGCGCCGCCAACTACGGCGGCTACGGAGGGAACTCGAACAAGAAAGAATCGGCGGAGTACGTGTACGACGTGCCGGAGGGGTGGAAGGAGCGGCTGGTGTCGAAGGTAGAGAAGGGGACGAACGGCACCGACAGCGAGTTTTACAACCCGAAGAAGCGGTCAGAGAAGGAGTACTTGACGTTTCTGGCGGGGTTCCGGCAGTTGGCGCCGGTGGACGCCGTTCTGGGGAACCTAGCGCTGTCGGACGTGGAGTTGCAGGACTTGATCGCCAGCGCGAACAGCGTGAGGTCGGACAAGAGGAAGGACGAGAATGGGCAGGTGTACTATGTGTATGAGATTGATGGAGTGGGGAAGCATAGCTTGATTTCCGTGACATGCACGAAGAACAAGCTGTACGCGCATTTTGTGAACGCGCCGGCGCCGGAGTGGAGCAGGGACCAGGAGACTCTCCGGCATCTCCACGAGTCTTTCAAAACAGTTGGGTCGTTTTagcaagaatttttttttataaaacaaattaagGATAGAGTCTTGCGGGATTAAAAaaaagtatgtatttttttttttcacgttCTATCTCCTTTTAAATAAACAAATCTTGTgttctataataatttataactTAGATTTATCAAAACGTTCATACAATTAATTATAAGAGTTTCTGCACGTTTTCTCCGCAATCATTAACATTGAGTAAGTGTGTGAAACTGAACAAGATAATATTGATTAATTGCTAAATGTTGTTCCTCATGAGCTTGaagaaataatttaaaaaatatatatattattggttaaaattttttataaattttataaaaaaataacttCAATTGTTCAATACTAGAATACCATGACTTTCAAAATATGAGAAAATACTATTTGGAAAAGATAAATATTAACTATAAagtctattttattttctaagcGCGGATAATGCTTGTCATATTAGTTAGTTCGAAATAACCCACGATcgagtatttttcttttttaatatcaAAGCGCCTCCATAGGAGCAAACCACATAGGAATGTAGTCCTGATCTATCTTCTTGAACGCCAAAAAATGAACCACAAGAGTTGAAGCTGAAGTTTGATACACAAATTTTTTTACCCTATATTTATGGAGACTTTGGATTTCAATTTTTAATGGATTTGGatttgataaaagaaaaaaaaaaaaaaaaaaggacagcCCGGTGCACAATCTCTCACATATGTAGGATTCGGGGAAGGGGCGGatcataatataaaataaaattatattaacttTTTTCGAAATCCACctaaaaattcaaatctaaggttTGAAATTTATGTTATGAAGAACAATAGTATTTTcgttttttaatttctttaagACCAAAAGTTGTTAGTTTTATACCACTCAATGGGTGAATTTCTCCATAGCATCTTTACTTGTGTTCAGTTAAATTTAAATGCAAGTTTATGGCACAAAGAATACTAAACAAAAAGCATTCACAATAAAGAGTAAAATTATCAACACATATGGCATGCCTTGCATAATCTTTCAAAAACACTTAGACCCCGTTCGAAACTCAGAAAATATTagataaatgaaagaaaaatattaagaaatccacatttttatattgattattaaaataaaataaaagatatatcaaatttataaacaaaatattGATGTTATACATCATTAGtatataattttttctaatttttagttatattaaaatGAACTTTCATTAAAGTGCGAATTCGTGTTCGTGCCATAAATAATACTAAACAATGTGTTATATAAGATTAAATGAGGCTAAAAGAGAGTAAAGCCATCATCATAGGAGACATGCCATCCCTGCCTACAAGGAGGAGCATTTTCACCATACTCAGCGCAGCAACTCCATCTCTTCTTCCAGTTGGCTCGCCCAGTGTTTGGCCTCTTGCTCTTTTCATTCCATTTGTACACAATCACTCCAGAGCCATCGCTCCACTCTCCATCGATCCCTTGGTGTGGTGGAGCCAATGCAAATAATCCCTTCTCCCCTataccaccccccccccccccaaccaaaaaaagtattaaattcaaaatttgtttatttatttttgtgacCCGGAACTCTAATTGAGCAGGTCCTTTTGATCCACTCAATCGGTACCAAGTTGGAGGATAGAAAGTTAAAAACATTGCCGGCTGCTCATTTACGCATCTTCAATAATTCACTAGATAAATTACAAACGTTAAAACGAACCTGAAACCTTGAAGTCATTGAAATCTAACTTCGTCCTTACCGCTTGAGCAAATATAGCAAGACTTTATTTATTTCGGTTATGAAACATCAGATTTGAATTGTAAAAATAGTGAACTGTACTATGAGAGACAAACAATGACATGTTATGAGATGAAAAATGTACTATCTTCTATTCCATGATTCAAGATTTGAAGGATTTTCAATGGAAAAAAAGATTTGGGTCACTAGATTTTGGTAGAAAacacgaaaattatgtatttcgGTTTTCTAATCTAAAGCATAATAGTAGTGAAGAGTATGAGACTTTCATGTTGGAAGTCATTTTATGTGGCTTTTTTTTTAGAGCAAATGACGTTTGCTGttggtaaaaaattattaacttcAAAAAGGAAACAAAATTGTGAGTTAACAGTCTAAAGAGCACATGAAAAATCTATACCCAGATGcacaaagtatttttttttaacttgaaaAATGGAAAACGAAATAAGAAGGGATGGAGATTGAGAGGCTGAAATTAAAGAGAGCAGGTGGCCGGGGAATTACATATCCCATGTGGCTTATGAAGCATATACCATACCAGTGGAGTGGCCGTGGAAAGAGCAAGCAGCTGGGGAATTATCCTTGTCGTGGTAAAGGGTGTTGCACCTCAAGCATCGCTTCCGCACTTGGGACTGATTTGGCTTTGCCTCTCCCTGCCTGATGTTTGAGCACAACTTGATCTTCATAGAAATACTGTGAGCCACAGCCATACCTgttgttgagagagagagagagagagagagagagagatagagagagaatggtTGGATTTTTTTATTGGGCTGCCATGGGTGTTAGCTGATTGGTCTTGTGCTAccttttaatgaaaaaaaaattaggtccATCTCTTGGAGAATCAACCCGGTCCTCCTGTCAGTCTATTCACAAAATACTATAAATAGTGGGTCTCATATGATAGAATCCGCAtataatttaatgaaatttattatttgttttcatTTCATAGGAA from Malania oleifera isolate guangnan ecotype guangnan chromosome 9, ASM2987363v1, whole genome shotgun sequence carries:
- the LOC131165048 gene encoding uncharacterized protein LOC131165048, which produces MAVAHSISMKIKLCSNIRQGEAKPNQSQVRKRCLRCNTLYHDKDNSPAACSFHGHSTGEKGLFALAPPHQGIDGEWSDGSGVIVYKWNEKSKRPNTGRANWKKRWSCCAEYGENAPPCRQGWHVSYDDGFTLF
- the LOC131165047 gene encoding thylakoid lumenal 19 kDa protein, chloroplastic, translating into MATTFSPPPILSSITTSSAAAAPKQPPSPPLTKPHLAVPPSKLPATTLTATLTVAAAAAAILTAAAPPSLAEAYSLYYGTAASAANYGGYGGNSNKKESAEYVYDVPEGWKERLVSKVEKGTNGTDSEFYNPKKRSEKEYLTFLAGFRQLAPVDAVLGNLALSDVELQDLIASANSVRSDKRKDENGQVYYVYEIDGVGKHSLISVTCTKNKLYAHFVNAPAPEWSRDQETLRHLHESFKTVGSF